The stretch of DNA GGATGCCAATCAAACAGCGATCGATAAACTCCGACCAATCGCACTGGCTGGCATCGAAATTATAGCGTCGCCGATCGCTCTCTGGTATCAACGCTGATATACGAAGCGCATTCTTAAGGGAGTATCGGAAGTCCTTGTCCAGGAAGTAGTCGAAGGCCTTGGttcctttttggaaaacgcgcATGTACTCATAGGCTCTAAAAAAAGGTGAGTTTCAAGGTGATGATTGAAGTTAGTACAGCTTAGTTCTATGATTTTTGCGCccttataattcccaagtcgctttttggaaaactttaagtgctttatttttgtgttATATATATTCAAACACAACGCTTATCATTTTAATGCAGTTTCTAGTTTGTTTTCTGAAATCCAaggtaatttataattttatctaACTTACGTGTGCTGCGGCATTCCGATTCCGAATAGCTTTTCTGGAATGATAAAGACCATTGCTGGCAGCAAATGGAACAGATAGAAGAACAGATTGTAACGCCATCCATTGCGCAACTTGGTCGCCGGTTTCCAAACAAAACTGTTGGGCGGATGCCGTTCCACGCTGTCGTTGATGATCGTGCAGAACTCGGCGAGGTTCAGGGGATTTACCTCTCCCGAGGTGCAATGGATGATCTCCGGCTGCTCCAGCTTCCGGGTGCCCACGTACCAGCCCATGACCAGTGATGAGTTGATCACATAGTCGCATGGTATGATGTCGATCACAGCATTAGCACTCCCGCACATTGTACGGAAGATTCCCTTCACAAAGCCGGCCAAGAAGCCCAGGTGCCCAGAGTTCGCGTTTCCCACCCAGCCCTTCATCGGGTGCTCCAAGGTGCCGTATACTGTAAATGGAGGCAAAACAATAGTTaagaatgatttttattgagcTCTCCCCAGTGGAAACTCACCAATCGATGGCCTGACTATGGCTGCCGGCAGTCCCGACATCTCGGCCATCAGCAGATTCTCCGAGAGGTTCTTGGTAAACGTATACGTATTGGGATGATCCCGGATATAGCCCTTGCACTTTTGATCGGTGAAGTCCTCCCAGGCGGAATCGTCCTCGGCCATTTTCATCATCTCGTACGGATCGAACTGTGACTTGTACACCTCCTCGGCAATCAGACCCCGATTATTGCTATTGCAGAAGGCCGTGGAGCAATAGATGTAGGCGGCCAGTTGCTTCAGCTGCTTGGCCAGCTCAATGGTGCGCATCGTTCCCGTGAGATTGGTGCGAATGGCGGTGCGCAGCGGAGAGCTGAACTTGATGGTGGCGGCACTGTGGTAGATCACATTGACCCGGTCGATCAGCTCCTGCAGCAGTTCGGGGGCAAAGCCAAAGTTCGGTTCGCTCAGTTCACCAACTACAGGGACCACCTTGGCCAGGGTCTTCTCAGAGTACTTTTCGAAAATCTGTTAGAAGAGGTTTGaataatgcaataaaaaaataaatacttaagtTTTATGATGATCGGGTcaagtatttaataaaaatcaaaagactaaaaatgattttacgaCTTTAAATTGCAGGCAATAAATATCTTAATGTGAATGTTTTGGTCATAACAAAATCTTGACTTAATAATGGTAATATCTAAATCTATTAACTGGTATTCAATGATTTCATGACATTTaatcaaaaacaattaaaaattggtaTGCAATTTTAGTAGTTTAAAACCAGGTTTAAGCTCGAATCTTTTCCCCCTGTGGACACGGATGttgcaaattaatttcactGCTGTCTGGAGGTCGGCATGGCAACTATCCACGCCCACATTATGCCcaacaaattatgattgttaGCGCTGAGTGTTTTCTTCTgcatttttaccttttttggaAATACTTGTAAGTAAGCAATTTCTAAAGCAAACAACATTTACTGTTAGCTGCTTTTGGTTACGCCATTAAAAAtacgtttaaaaatataattaacaaTATGTGAAGAGACCCGTaagaaaagaaagagagagccaCATAATGGGAGGACTGGCTTTGTTGGGACGAAGATTTAGGCACTATTTGGTTtcgtacactcaaaataaaattaaccctaaagtcaaggaaatcgccctacttttgtcttcaagacaagctcgccctaaattttagggtcacatttttctatatttttgattttttttgacgtcatatttctaaattttaggataattttactaaatttaagggcaaaaatttctaaaaattaggaaattttcctaaaaaatagaaattaaaaacaaagcaaaaaacatgttcaatcatgatttttttttgtatatacgtttatattatgtactcctccctatatacatatgcaggcgttgtgtgtcatgtatattgtgaatgttaaaggttatgtatttattattatgtatttgcgcttggatttcgtatctaaccaaagccaaatgtggttgtaaatgtagactacgggactgcggaagattgggaatgtagaaattatgattagttaatattttatgttcatgaaaaaaaacttacaatttttacttgtccgtcgtgagaatcgaacccgggtctcccgcgcgaggagcgaatggcctacatactgggccattgtagcacttaaacttgctgtggcaaaccgagcattgtatgtaaagggtgaagcggacaacacatttgaatactaattgcataattttgaccattcgcgttttacttatttacatacgtatatacatatgtatatatttatgctaacgcaatttatattatgtgtagtatatagtaaatagctgaatataaacctaattatttttagtttaccgcttgccatcaataaaaaaaggaataaaaaaaagtaaaaaaattaataaaaagaaaagaaaataaaataaataaaaaaaaaataaaataataataataaaataataaaaaataaaataataataataaaggttaaaaaattttgctctgggactcgaacccgcgtcgattcgattgctaaccaagtgctttaacggtctgcgccacgagtacagccggccggcagctgacaagttctggcattgaacattttggtgtgccagagcatgtgaaaacaaatatttctattttttagaaaaaatttctactttttagaaagtgtttctattatttagggttggtttcattttagggttagggcactaatttttagaaaaggtgttgccaaaatattttattattttcgtttgcctttctatttttcagaaaataatttctaattttaagggcattttttctagattttagggtgattttagttcatggtaaccattttctacatttaagaaaaacttcctggatttaaggaaaactttcttgacttaagaaaaatttccttagatttagaaataactttcttgtatttagaaaaaagaaattttaatggcgattttctaaaatttagggttaaatttattttgagtgtatgcAAAAAGAGTGtaaggtaattttaaaagctaAACTTTCATAGTtttgtgtttaaaaaattatgcaaaattaaaaactcaaacGAAAagaacatataaaaaaaaaaatataaaataattcgcgtgttaaaaataattttttataataaaatttatcctaaaaaatttttaaaagagtatTGCTAACTCTTTGTAAATTCAAAACGAAAgcgaatgaaaataaaaaagccagCGGAAGAGGTCGGCGATGTTACGACTTGGGCAAATTAACGCCCCATAAAGAGACTCGTAATTGGCTTTAATGATACACCTTGTAGACAGCTCGTCGGGGGCACATTCGTgtcagggggcgtggccgggtgCTGCCCCCTTTTTAGCGGCCAAAAAATAGTAAGGCGAGAAAAACGGCACTAGACTTACCGGCTTCTGGAGCAGTCGACGGATCCGCTCGTTCGGATCGAACTTGCGCTTGCCCCGGACCAGAACGTAGATGGTTCCAATGTCCGGATGTGTGTCCAGTAGCGCCTCTATGAGGACAGTTCCCAAGAATCCAGTGCCGCCGGTGACGAAGATGTTCTTGTGGGCAAAGAATTCCGGAATGGTCAGCGACGTGCTCAACTGGTGACCGCTGACCCGGAGCTTTCCATTCCcgatgctgttgttgttttccggGGGAGAGGTGGTGCCGCCATGTTCCGTGATGACAGCCATGGTGTAGGGCTCGAGATTCGTCGGCGGCGCCAATTTGCTGCTGAGATTTGAAGTCGGTTGGGCGAGCTGAGGAGGGGAAATAAAACAAGGAAACGCGCCGTGACATCGGTTAGTTCAAGTCCATTAGTCCAACTGGATCGCTGCGACAATATAAATTCAGCCGGCGATCGAGGGCAGTGCCGAAAAAGCGAGAAACCTGATACCCTCCTCAGTGTGTCAAGTTGAGCTTGCGGCGGAAGTGCATCATAAATCTGTTATCAAAATTAGATGGAAGTGGAGTGCACGATGCGGAAAGCAGACAACCTCAATTCGGTGCTGAATATTTAAGCTTTTCACTTCCACACTTTTCCACTTTCGGTGTGAACCTAAATGGAAATTTACTTCAAAGGCCAACCGCTTTCGTGATAAgataaatcattaaaataaataaattttcacatttctaaaagaaaattgtatttaaattaattaaaatcgtattacctaaaataaatagttaattttccCGCTAGACTCCGATCGACGACCAGTAGGTCTTGACTTCCTCCTCGATTTTTCTGTTCAACTCGGTTAGCATTGCCTTTTACTTCCTGGGAAAAAGTCATCAGCGTACTCATAATATTCCCAGTTTGCGAAGCATTCAGTTCACAAAATTTCGGTCATTCTTTTCGGagttgaaaatttgtagctttcaaaattgaaaatttgaaatttcagTCCGGAAACTCATTTTGCCTTACAAGCACCCGGAAAACGCatcaaaattattagtttCTGAATTCAGAGGGAGTTCGAGTTCAATCGAAGGCCAATTTGTTGCACAATGAATACCACTTTTAAGGTGGCTCGAGTGAGTCTAAATCGATGTTGGCGGTTTGTTAGCCAGAAAGCCAGGAGTGAGGTTCCCGGTTTGCGAAGATTACCAGCACCGGCGGTTTCCAGCCAAAGGCGTCGCTATGCCGAACGATATACCTTCGACGACAGGACGCAGGCCCAAATTGAGGGCAGGAAAAGGGAGATGAGCGAGGTCCCGGTTCCCAAGGAGTCCCCTTGGCGCGATGGCGAGTGGAGTGCCGATTTCCCCGAACGTTTGGATGAGTTGGGCTACGAATCTCATTGCAACGATCGCCTGTACATAGCGAAAAACAAATTCCGCCACGACCACGAAAAATATAGAATGGAACGCGAGGAGCGTCGCGAGGAGGCCCAGAAGAGGATCAGTAGTCACTTTGCTCACGGTCAGGGTCACAGTCACGGTCAGGATCACCAGGAAACGGATACCATTCGCCGGCGAGCCATTTTGCAGGATCCCGCCGAACACCAGAAACGGCAGGCGGCCATTATCGAGCAGAATCGACGCAGGTGGCAGAGTCGCCCGGAATCGAGGAGGGAAACGAATACCTCGGAGATAACCTATCGCCCGGATCCGCGAAAGGAGAAGTACATTGAGGAGAAAATGCAGAAGGACTATGAAGACTACCAACGCTCACGACGACGTCCAGAGAACGCGGAGGAGACGGTGGATAGTCAAACGGTGGTCTACGATCCCAATCGTCCCACTGCCGCGTGGGCGAAGAAGCGGCAGCAGGAGCACGAGGCGGAGTACTGGCACTCCTGGCACACCTGTCCAGGCTCCCGGGAGACGGAGACCACGGAGGAGGTGAAGCCCCATCTTAAGCGCAAGAAGGTGGTGGGCATTCCGCCCGCTTATCCACGGGACTACCAGCGACGAGGCTATCATCAGATAGTGCCGCCTACAAATCGGCTGAAGGCCAAGACCGTATTGCTGCTGCCAAGGCGACGACCCTCTGGCATCGATAAGCAGTTCCACAAGTTTGCCCGAAAACAGGCCACACTCTGGAATCGGGACTTCCAAGAGCCGGAGGACAATGAGGAACAAATGCCGAAACCACAACTTGTGCCCAAGAAGGAGGACAAAAAGAAGCCCAAAAGGAAGGAGGAGCGTCGATCGGTGGAACCTCCACGATTCCGAATGGTCGTGAAAACCCGAACGCCAGTTTCCCGTCCTTCGACGCCCGTCTGCAGTTACGCCGGCCAGCTGGACGTATCGCCGCTAAACGCCGGATTATATGGGGTCCCTGCGTAAATCCGTGTCCGAAACCTGGCGAAACTTCTCCAGTGGCAGCACCAAATAGAGGCTTTCTGGAGGCAGGAGACCAAGACAGCGTTGTGAATTGCCCTTTTTATCAAGAGTTAATTTTTGAACACATTTACTGATATATTTGGCTGAGCTCCTCGCGGGGTTCTGGGATATTATagtatactttaaaattattgacgTTTTATAAACTAGTTAAGCGCAACTGGGGGGTccaaattaatgggaaagggGAAATTTACCAAGAAAATTCCTTCTCGGAAAGTACCCAGAATGTGAAATTGCTTATACATTCTGTAAACTAATTGCAGTGATGAACCGAATTGTGCAGGTAAACAACCTGATCTCTATTAGTAAACAAGTAATCATTTCTGTAAAGTAATGGGGAATTAAAACTGACGCATTTAGCTGTCATAATAATAAAGCAGGTAAATAAAACGTGTTTATAACTTGTGAGAAAagttaatacaattttattgggGTTCCCATGGTTCTGGAAAAGGTGACTTGTAGAGATTCGAATTTATAAGCTCTTAATACCATTTCCTTTAAATCGTCATCAAATCGTCATCATGTTGACCAGCACTGGCAGGAAAATGAACTGAAGAATTCGAGGTTAGTTATAACCTTTCAACTTTCCCACACTTAAGCCCAATTAACCTTTTACTTTAATCACCAGTTGGATTAGAGTGGCTAAGCTCACATTAATTAATACCCCCCAAAACTTTCGGACTGCCACTCTTCCACAATCAAACCCATGGCCGTTGCCCAACACTGTACAACTGTACTTTCCCAGCCAACTGCAAAACCATTCACAAAGCCGCCTTTTGTTCGCTCCATCCGAAACCATCAATAGCTCGACTAATTAATGGCAAATGACGCGTATAtccgaaaaaaagaaaccgaaaagcctcgaaaaaaagaaatcaaaccAAGGTATAACCGATGTAGTTAGATCTCACACGGCGAATTGCCCAAGCTCTGTGTACAGGTGGAAAACATAATTAACGAAATGCGTAACAATTTGTTGGAGGAGAGATTAATttcgaacatttttgtgtgatTTCAAACTGTGTCAAGGCCGCCCAGCCGGAGATCTTAAGTGGAGTTGTCTGCTTGGGAGGAGGTGATCTATAGGCCCACCAATACCACATATATTTGGAGTTTGGCcggacaaacaaaaaaacaaaaactaaaactcaGCTCAATCAAAATGCACGGTCACGGTCAGATCGCTGTTGATCTCTAGAGATCGTCGTGCTGCGTTGTCTTCGTATGCAGATGAATCCAACGGATCGAACGCCGTACAGATCTCTCTATAGGGCTACAGTTGATATAGTTGCGCGATTTCTGTGTTTTTCGGGGGCTAACACCCAAGCGCTAATTGCTTAGCTTGTAATTGACCAACTGACAGATCGGACGGCCCCCAAAAACCTTCGCTGGCTTTTCCTGACTCAACACATTTTTTCAATGGCATTTCGCTTTCGAAAAACCAAACTTCGCCATGTGGCCTGATCAGTAATCcagaattatgcaaattatgTTCTCTGGATCTGAGACAGAATGCCGCCAGCTCGGCCAACATCGAAGCGATCGGAGTTAACTGGTTTCGGTTGCTCTTGGCCTGGCCCCCATTCAAATGATTTGCATTTGATTTCCTCGAACTCGCAGCCAAGAGATTCATCGCCATTTTGCCCTGGCCCAGCAACATTTTTGTCATATTTCTCACTTATTTCTAATACCTATGTTTGGTTTAGTAAAGTTCTTCGCTAGTTTCGGCCAACAGGTTTTTAGTTTGGGGATTTGGGATTGACAGCTTCAATATTGATTGTCTTTGGGAGGGCGAGGGCTAACAGATCGTTGAACTTGACATTTTTGTTGGGTTATATAAATTGGGACAAAGACCTTGTTTGATGTCAGCTATATGGCATTGATTTGTTGAGAACATATATCTTACTATGGCCTATATTATTCCTTGAACAGGTTACTTTGGAGGTTACGttgaaatgttttaattataatttttcaaactacattttttgtttacattggaaagaaataaatgtattattatttttgctgtGTTTTTCAAAGTGtgcctttttaattttttcaattatcacAATTGAATATATTCGCAAAGAAGAATGCAATGAAGCGCTTAGAATAATCTCTATA from Drosophila takahashii strain IR98-3 E-12201 chromosome 2R, DtakHiC1v2, whole genome shotgun sequence encodes:
- the LOC108067585 gene encoding uncharacterized protein produces the protein MNTTFKVARVSLNRCWRFVSQKARSEVPGLRRLPAPAVSSQRRRYAERYTFDDRTQAQIEGRKREMSEVPVPKESPWRDGEWSADFPERLDELGYESHCNDRLYIAKNKFRHDHEKYRMEREERREEAQKRISSHFAHGQGHSHGQDHQETDTIRRRAILQDPAEHQKRQAAIIEQNRRRWQSRPESRRETNTSEITYRPDPRKEKYIEEKMQKDYEDYQRSRRRPENAEETVDSQTVVYDPNRPTAAWAKKRQQEHEAEYWHSWHTCPGSRETETTEEVKPHLKRKKVVGIPPAYPRDYQRRGYHQIVPPTNRLKAKTVLLLPRRRPSGIDKQFHKFARKQATLWNRDFQEPEDNEEQMPKPQLVPKKEDKKKPKRKEERRSVEPPRFRMVVKTRTPVSRPSTPVCSYAGQLDVSPLNAGLYGVPA
- the LOC108067584 gene encoding putative fatty acyl-CoA reductase CG8303; the protein is MAVITEHGGTTSPPENNNSIGNGKLRVSGHQLSTSLTIPEFFAHKNIFVTGGTGFLGTVLIEALLDTHPDIGTIYVLVRGKRKFDPNERIRRLLQKPIFEKYSEKTLAKVVPVVGELSEPNFGFAPELLQELIDRVNVIYHSAATIKFSSPLRTAIRTNLTGTMRTIELAKQLKQLAAYIYCSTAFCNSNNRGLIAEEVYKSQFDPYEMMKMAEDDSAWEDFTDQKCKGYIRDHPNTYTFTKNLSENLLMAEMSGLPAAIVRPSIVYGTLEHPMKGWVGNANSGHLGFLAGFVKGIFRTMCGSANAVIDIIPCDYVINSSLVMGWYVGTRKLEQPEIIHCTSGEVNPLNLAEFCTIINDSVERHPPNSFVWKPATKLRNGWRYNLFFYLFHLLPAMVFIIPEKLFGIGMPQHTAYEYMRVFQKGTKAFDYFLDKDFRYSLKNALRISALIPESDRRRYNFDASQCDWSEFIDRCLIGIRRFYFKESAVTTEWHRNYWKVFNFLYYAGYVVIFAVLYFSLTLTLGLQIGLTLAILIWGFLVWL